In the genome of Arctopsyche grandis isolate Sample6627 chromosome 13, ASM5162203v2, whole genome shotgun sequence, the window CTGCTCCAGTTCTCCTCTTCCTGAGATTTAGTCTAAAGAACAGATTTAATAGCTATGGCCAAATATGTTTAGTGGCTGGTCCatgtggtaattggactattcgtcacattggggtggtcacaaagacaatttttgccatgaaaatcgcgaatacacaatatttggcactcaagttctcgttactatggtagttatcgttagtatgatggacttttcggctgccagatgttccgttatagagattttagtgactttgtgacgagcaatttgtgaccagtaatcaccgaaccggtccATGTGGGgactacctcacgggaccgaaagtgaaaagcccaaaaacgcaaatatcggaaggcaaagatcgaaaatcgaaagatcttaagtcgaaagataaaaaagggtgcatggtaaacggtactatgtatatataatatatattagtggcatgcggtgaaattatctctctttttgtcatacagccttgtttaatgtccgcgcgcagaatacgggaggaaaagcttgttcctcttgttcctgttgtatcctgctcccgcaaattaagtgaggatgtacgacggggggagggagacttttaccgcacgccactgatatgtatactaaccgtttttcatatgtatgcatggtaaacgaacattttcgactttttaacattcggtgcagTGATGGTCACCCGGTCCATGGAACATGTCCCAAgatggtaaacgggttacatcccaaatatAAATCGCTAGCAGGATAACCACCGCTATAAAAATCGCTCAAGCGGATCTGCTGTCGCACAGTTAAATTTCCGTACAGAAGACTGCCCAAATATTCCTCAAAACTGCTTTTTTTAATGAGATTttggcaattttcctgtgcgacgaattttcgtgcgacaggagatcCGTTCGAACGATTTTCGTAACGGCGGTTATTCTGGTAGCTACTCACATTTGtaatgtaatcaccgaacccctaCCCCATGATATAGGATACTAAAAAACTGGAGCCCTCATTcaactcaccccacacattctAATTTCACATATCCATCTGCCTTCTGACCTTGCTTCAGGGATATAGTTCTAAAAAAAAGTATCGGGACGCTAAAtttttacccccccccccccctatggAGGTAGGCCGTACTTTTATTATAGGACGGGAGGATGTGCTCGGACCGtaacccggcctatggaaactcagttGATTTTTTGAGAGGAtcgtgtaggaatctcgtcgtcgtcatcgtcatcgaaaccttcgagaatattccgcaacaacaaaatacatcgagcggaacagcatcaagcattccagaaaatactacgcctcgacgaaagcaaattcctcttgtacgcatcaacaactaaatgctcgtacgcatcaataaccacttccatcaagcgttccagaaaattctacgcctcgacaaaagtgcattgctttcttacgcatcaacaaaccaccaccatcggtcaggcgattcccgaaacactataaaaggaggtacaacccaaacaaccccagtcgacccacagcagcaagcgtcgacatacagctcctgaccagccaccactacactacgcggacttggaagatcaaccagccggacgagccagcaacacactgtcgtatccagagaccttccgaacatagccgaacaccgagccagcaacacactgccgcatccagagaccttctgaacatagctgaatgccgagccagcgacactctaccatatccagagaccgctgaacgacatacttttgcccacaaataccatacctttgtacaaccataggcaaacaataaaactttataaaactagcacaacagtgtttcgttaggccgggatacggtcaacacatcgctaccccgcctacaatcgTTTATTAATGTTCAGTTTGCAAGCTTATTACGAGTAAAATACATTCGCGGCGATGTGGGCTGATTGCCCACTTCAGCGAAAAGGCAGGTAGAATTGTCGTCCAAGTTTGTTGCTCTGaattatatactagttgaatTACGTCATCATTCTTTCATGAGTTCCTACGAGCTCTAGGTTATTCTGTCTCCAAATGATGAAATCATGCTTCAGAAAGTTTTTACGGGAATGGGGGTCAGATCAGATAATTGTGCAGCTTTGCCTTGAGGTTGCTCGGTGTGCGATCGAGTGATGAAATCATCCTTTCGGGATTTTTTACGGGTTCGAGGTTATCCTTTGTCTCCAGCTGACGAGATCATGCTTCTGGAAGTTTCCATGAGCTCGCGATCGTATTTATAAAGCTAATCGAATTGTCATTGCCCTTGTGTGAGCGAAAATAATTTCAGGGGAGGTTAGCTCTGTATGCTCGTACAAAATTTGATGATGCCATCATGCGACTTGTGCACTATGGTCAAATAGGTGAGATCACTGATCTTGATTTGGAATAGTATAAGATGTGCtatattaaatcatttcaaatctagttttattgaatattatttttaacattttaagtTATGAAGTAACAATaacattattaatatattgCTTTGTGGATTTTTTTACCAGAGACAGTCTTTAAATAACAGAGCGACTGCGACTCTGCCTTTGCATATAAAACATGTTATTAATTTCATACTCAATAATATTTGCAAATATTGAATGACTAATCTACTAAAACCCAACGTATGCAAATTCAAGAGTGTTTctatttttgtctttttttcaTTATCGACATTAGAAAAAATACTACAAAGTCTCGAAATCCTAATAAAAGTATGGAAAATGCATTTGAATTAGCCTGGCAAGTAGTTGAAAATGGCGATAATATAAGGGCCgaatatttattaaagaattcaacaaataaaaaatacaaaatgtttaaacaattttattttttagttaaaaGGTAATGATTAGCATCAgttcatcatatgtacatataatatatacgccACTTTCTAATTACGTAATATGCCAGAGATATTCGAAAATTCGCCTACTGGTCGAATTGCTTGGTGAAATAAcgaatgtaattatgtatacatatacctgAAAACGTTATTACACAATGGTATAAgacaaaacatggaaaaaaTTCACTATTCTAAAACCAGCCTACAGCCCTGTTTTTGGCACAGTGTGAGATTTTATGTGTCTAATAAGAGAAATTTTATGAGCAAAGAATTTAGAGCAAAGAGcacattggtatggtttttcTCCAGTATGAGTTGTATTGTGCATCGCAAGGTGAGATTTACTAGCGAATGATTTCAAACATATGTCACATTTGTACGGTTTTAGCCCAGTATGAGTTTTAATGTGTTTAATGAGATAAGATTTTTGagcgaatgattttaaacaattatcacatttgtatggtttttccccGGTATGACATCTCATATGTAATGTGAGGTAACGTATgtcaaaaaatgattttaaacaaatatcacattcgtGCGGTTTTTTTCCAGTGTGGAGTCTTTCGTGATTTACGAGATGAGTTTTTCGaggaaatgattttgaacatatGCCACATTTATATGGTTTAAACCCCGTATGGGTTTTAATGTGTCTAATGAGATAACTTTTATGAACGAAAGATTtagaacaaatgtcacatttgtatggttgttCTCCTGTATGGATTCTGTTGTGCACTGAAAGGTAACATTTTTGAGCAaacgatttgaaacaaatgtcacatttgtatgattttatcacAGTATGGGTTATTTTGTGTATTTCAAGACGATATGTAttagtgaatgattttaaacaaatgtcacatttgtatgattttGGCTTCGAATGAGTTTTAGCGTGTCTAAAGAGATAAGCTTTTTGagcgaatgattttaaacaaatatcacaattGTATGGTTTCAACCCAGTGTGAGTTTTCTTGTGTTTAACGAGATAAATTGTTTGAGAGAAAGTtttgaaacaaatatcacatttatataaCTTATCCTTAGTATGAGTCTTTTTATGTGTCTTGAGGTCAGCTGTTTGATTAAaggattttgaacaaatatcacatttgaaacgTGTGAAAAGTTTTTTTCCAGCATGGCGTCTTTCGTGATTTACAAGGTAATTTTTTCGactaaatgtttttaaacaaatatcacatttgtatggtttcaaCCCGGTGTGACTTTTAATGTGTCTAATGAGACAACCCTTTTGAACGAACGACTTTAAACaagtgtcacatttgtatgcttTTAATCCAGTGTGAATTTTGATGTGTTTCGTAAAGTTGGATTTTAGaacgaatgattttaaacagatgTCACATTTATATGACTTTTCCTCAGTGTGAGTCTTTTTATGTGTCTTGAGGTCAGCTGTTTTATTAaaggattttaaacaaatatcacatttgaaaagTGCGAGTTTTTCGTTTGGATTGTTATTACAAAATGTCTTCTTTCCTCCGCTtatctgtaaaataaaattaatgttatataatttaaatgtgtGTAGTATCTTGATAAGGCTGCTAAACATTATTTTAACGAGGTGAATTTACATGGAATTTTGGCTCCGAATTGATTTCTGCTGAGGCACCCAATTCTAATTCATTTATATCGTCTTTAACAAGGGTGTTGTCAACGTTCGGTTGCAAAGGAACATCAAACTCATTTTCCCATAATAAATCTTCAAGTAGAACTTCTTCCTGTTTGATATTCACTTGCTTGTTTAACTTTAGTTTTGAAATTTCGTCACTTCGAAGACAAACTTTTCGAAAACTGatgagcaattccagattgttgttACAACAACGACATATTGTATCTGGCAAACTGTCACCTTTTTGGACCTGCAAATGAGTAAAGTTTAGATGAGAACGAATTCAGATGGAAATAggtgtatacacacacacacacacaaccgtACATATAGACAATGGCAAGTCAGCGTAAACGTCGTTTTTAAGTTCGATAATATTATAAAGATGGATGACAAAAcgcaatatttatattcagtcaTGATGGAAAGATTCTCAAGTTACtcgtttaaccgtttgcccgcggccgtcttctataaaagctttgggcgacaagtctgtagcgcggctgtcttccatagaatttctgaactttgcacgggattttgagccttatatgcgcctatttcaactgttttaaggttcaaaattggttgaatatattactgagagttgaatgccatctattcaatttgcttaaaatgaatatataccagtcaaaattagttttatgtggaaccatactgaaacctcgtttatgtgacgtcacgtctgttgaacaatggcgacgatacgtttcaattgtatgaagaatgattatttgacaattaatccaaaactgacgagatatattatgaattttattgttttaaataatactttatgttttaattaacatatctggttacttgagtaaatattaaaatctgtattaaaggtcgaaaactcgattgccaaattcgcgaaaaaggtgccgcgtacagggcttgttcgctatatttattgcaatGTCCATTGCGGCTACGGCAAAAGACCATGAAACCGTTACCATacgtttgtataaaattaaatttaacaagtGAATTAGTTGGGATTAAATATAAAGGTTGAACGACCTGCAGCTGACAGCAGGACGAAATGCGTTTCGCCAAATATGCATGACGATCttcatggatggagacgaaagaCTGGGCTGCAGCAGAACACAAGCAAAGTCTGCACTGCATTGGAAATTCCATTAAGTCAATTGCGCAAAGCGAGAAGTGACGATTGATATCTAAGAACtgtcaaatttcaaattgacaacACTGCTCTAACGCCGTCGTGAGATTTGGTCTAAAACTCACTCATTTTTCAGCTATAGTGGAATACGACTAATGGCGGGTCCATGATAGATCGACACAGataataaaggtctgttcatacctagtcggcacgaacCGACTTCAGCAAGTATCCGGCCGTacaaaaagtattctttggtacattttgtatgggtctATTCCAGGGGCGGCTGGTCTATATGGGTTGCGGGGCTGcagccattgatgtataatacactggATCcaccctcacgtcttatactggtctcccttttggcgcatgcaaaatacatggcgcatgcacagtttctcttagtaggtaggtaggtaccgctgcgtcgtagggaaaaaaacccaacttccccgctagttaaaccccccgcacccctcaattagtgaagacaagatctccgaccaaaatcacacgtcagggcccatctatgtgtattatacattaatggctgcagccttcctagtatagtactatggaggatgaacgaatgagacgactggcatgttaatgcacgtgtttattatatgacagctgaagacagagtgagtagtggctctccgaacccagccgagttggttcccactcgcaggaaggcaaccaaactcgaccatgtcgtataagcgagccgccacagtacaaatgcattctatttttgccgtccatatggACTGTAAGGCTGCAGAACTCCAAGTATAGTACGtattcatgctatttttgtctgcatttgatcaccggtatggtcaacgagctactacagcccgattaatctctgcagcccccccccccccccctctatgaattctcacgagccgccactggtctgttcatacctatccagcacgacccgtatcctgcaggtgtcctgcaagtgcggatagtattctttggtacattatatggacgtattcatactccattcgcgcatgtgcatttacgcattcatgcgcgtccatatagaatgtactaaagaatactgtccgtacttgcaggattcgggtcatGCTGGATAggcatgaacagacctttaagcgtcacgtttacgccacgccaggcttacagcagtagccgacattTTCTGTTCATATATTTACAGCAGCATCCGTCTACGTAACGTATCCGtatttttggccatcgtggagatatacaAGCGCATtgcgtgccatgagtctgccgctttgctgttttgggcAAATTATCGATAGTTACAGTTGACAGATGTTCAatatttcgacatggttttggcaaTAGAGGAAGAAGAGGAAATAAAACATTACATTGTTCATGTTCAGGTGCCGGAAATCAAGCTATgagctcaaaaaaaaaaacggtttcCGACTTAATTCGAAGCATAACAAACATACAAGTTTACTTATCTGTATTATCCTTTGTAtcattttatgtacatgtcAGCAAAAGTTACGAAATATTCGAACTGTGTCACCAGAAACAAGAAACCAAATACACCTTTTCTGTACAATAAAGATTTTAAATGATTACTTCAGaacgattttatatttttcaaaatgctGCTTTCAGGTTTTTACAACGGGCTTACATTTTTACTGtcttgtatttattaatttatactaaATTTGTGTTAAGTGTCttaattttgtgtttattaatttattaaaatatttatgaaataccatatgtacatacatatatgatagttATAAACATATGGCATATAAAGTATACCAGCATGAAATAGTCCACTCTATACTGGTCAATACTATGTTTTGTGAATTCATGAAAGGTTCAGAATCAATAATATAACTGGTAAAGT includes:
- the LOC143921457 gene encoding uncharacterized protein LOC143921457 isoform X2, with amino-acid sequence MEFPMQCRLCLCSAAAQSFVSIHEDRHAYLAKRISSCCQLQVQKGDSLPDTICRCCNNNLELLISFRKVCLRSDEISKLKLNKQVNIKQEEVLLEDLLWENEFDVPLQPNVDNTLVKDDINELELGASAEINSEPKFHISGGKKTFCNNNPNEKLALFKCDICLKSFNKTADLKTHKKTHTEEKSYKCDICLKSFVLKSNFTKHIKIHTGLKAYKCDTCLKSFVQKGCLIRHIKSHTGLKPYKCDICLKTFSRKNYLVNHERRHAGKKLFTRFKCDICSKSFNQTADLKTHKKTHTKDKLYKCDICFKTFSQTIYLVKHKKTHTGLKPYNCDICLKSFAQKAYLFRHAKTHSKPKSYKCDICLKSFTNTYRLEIHKITHTVIKSYKCDICFKSFAQKCYLSVHNRIHTGEQPYKCDICSKSFVHKSYLIRHIKTHTGFKPYKCGICSKSFPRKTHLVNHERLHTGKKPHECDICLKSFFDIRYLTLHMRCHTGEKPYKCDNCLKSFAQKSYLIKHIKTHTGLKPYKCDICLKSFASKSHLAMHNTTHTGEKPYQCALCSKFFAHKISLIRHIKSHTVPKTGL
- the LOC143921457 gene encoding uncharacterized protein LOC143921457 isoform X1, with protein sequence MDVMEFPMQCRLCLCSAPAESFISIHENPRPHLAKRIWTCCQLQVQKGDSLPDTICRCCNNNLELLISFRKVCLRSDEISKLKLNKQVNIKQEEVLLEDLLWENEFDVPLQPNVDNTLVKDDINELELGASAEINSEPKFHISGGKKTFCNNNPNEKLALFKCDICLKSFNKTADLKTHKKTHTEEKSYKCDICLKSFVLKSNFTKHIKIHTGLKAYKCDTCLKSFVQKGCLIRHIKSHTGLKPYKCDICLKTFSRKNYLVNHERRHAGKKLFTRFKCDICSKSFNQTADLKTHKKTHTKDKLYKCDICFKTFSQTIYLVKHKKTHTGLKPYNCDICLKSFAQKAYLFRHAKTHSKPKSYKCDICLKSFTNTYRLEIHKITHTVIKSYKCDICFKSFAQKCYLSVHNRIHTGEQPYKCDICSKSFVHKSYLIRHIKTHTGFKPYKCGICSKSFPRKTHLVNHERLHTGKKPHECDICLKSFFDIRYLTLHMRCHTGEKPYKCDNCLKSFAQKSYLIKHIKTHTGLKPYKCDICLKSFASKSHLAMHNTTHTGEKPYQCALCSKFFAHKISLIRHIKSHTVPKTGL